A region of Streptomyces sp. WMMC500 DNA encodes the following proteins:
- a CDS encoding SAM-dependent methyltransferase, giving the protein MPDELADGNARVDRSVAHSARMWDYWLGGKNHYAADREAGDAVRRVFPGIVVDARQQRAFLRRAVRFLTREAGVRQFLDLGSGLPANDNTHEVAQRVDPACRIVYVDNDPIVLAHAQALLTSSPEGACAYVDADVRDIGGVLDRAAQTLDFARPVGVVMLGIFGNIPDLDRVGEIRAAVLEAVCPGSYLVISDGDTTDPARLHAVEEFNRSNPGHEYTNRSVEQITAYFDGLELVEPGVVSTPLWRPGPATAGAPEKAAIHCGVARKP; this is encoded by the coding sequence GTGCCGGACGAACTGGCGGACGGGAACGCCCGCGTGGACCGGAGTGTGGCCCACTCTGCGCGGATGTGGGACTACTGGCTCGGCGGGAAGAACCACTACGCGGCCGACCGGGAAGCCGGCGACGCCGTCCGGAGGGTCTTTCCCGGGATCGTGGTCGACGCCCGCCAGCAGCGGGCGTTCCTGCGCCGGGCCGTGCGGTTCCTGACGCGGGAGGCGGGCGTCCGTCAGTTCCTCGACCTCGGCAGCGGGCTGCCGGCCAACGACAACACCCATGAGGTCGCCCAGCGCGTGGACCCGGCCTGCCGGATCGTGTACGTCGACAACGATCCGATCGTCCTGGCGCACGCCCAGGCGCTGCTGACCTCCAGCCCGGAGGGGGCCTGCGCGTACGTCGACGCCGACGTGCGCGACATCGGCGGCGTCCTCGACCGGGCGGCGCAGACGCTGGACTTCGCCCGGCCGGTGGGGGTGGTGATGCTCGGCATCTTCGGCAACATCCCCGACCTCGACCGGGTGGGGGAGATCCGGGCGGCGGTTCTGGAGGCGGTCTGCCCCGGGTCGTACCTGGTGATCAGCGACGGCGACACCACCGACCCGGCGCGGCTGCACGCGGTCGAGGAGTTCAACAGAAGCAACCCCGGCCACGAGTACACCAACCGCAGCGTCGAGCAGATCACCGCGTACTTCGACGGCCTGGAGCTGGTCGAGCCGGGTGTGGTGTCGACCCCGCTGTGGCGGCCCGGGCCGGCGACGGCCGGTGCGCCGGAGAAGGCGGCGATCCACTGCGGTGTCGCCCGCAAGCCGTAG